The Vibrio sp. NTOU-M3 genomic sequence GTATCATGGATGAAGCGGAGACCGCATTAAAAAGTGCACAGCTACAACGGGTAAATACATGGAACCGTTTCAAGAAAGTGGTCGCTCAAGATGAAGAGCGAGGTAGTGTCCGTTGGAGAACACTTTTTGATCAGGTGTTGAAACCCGAAAAGTTGTTTGTTTTTGAGCAGCCTTGCTACTTACTTGATAGTCAGCAAGAACTGCAAATAGATCATCATGAGCTATTTGTGCGGATTGATGATCCAGAAAAAGGATTGATTAAATCCTCTCATTTCAATGCGGCTATTGAATCAGTTGGTTATGAAATGACCTTAGATAAGGCAAGTTTCTCTTTGATTATCAACTTTTTGAAGTCATCCTCTACGCATTCTCTAAACTATTCTGTTAATCTTTATGTCACTCCTTTTGCTGATCGTGAATATCGAAAATGGTTTAGGGATGAGTTACTTCAGTTACCCATTGATAAACGTGGTTTGCTAACGTTGGAATTTGCTGAAGCGAGATTGGTGAAACACCTCGATTATATGCGACCCATTATTAAGATGGCATCAGGCTTAGGGTGCAAGATCATAGTCGGTCAGGCTGGGCGCTCAATAGTGAGTACGCATTATCTAAAAGATCTGCCAATCCATTATTTAAAACTCCACCGGAGTCTGATTAAACAAATTGATCAGAGGCATGAAAACCAACTTTTTGTGCGTAGTTTGCTTGGCGCATGTAGAGGGCTTAAAACTCAACTCATTGCTGTCGGTGTTGAAACGAAAAATGAATTCAACACGGTGATTAAGCTAGGGGTGAATGGTGTTCAAGGACGCTTCTTTAAAAAAGAAGAACAATTGCTTCCAATTGAAAAACAGACCGCTATGAATGATTTTACGACTAAAGTAAAAGTAGGGCGGCGAAACCGGTGGCGGAAAAAATAAAACTGAATGAAGATGCACTCAATTTTAGGTAAATTCAAAAAACAGAATGATTCGGCTGAATGTGTGAATGCCATTATTCAACCCAGCGCTATCTATCTTACTACACCATCGAATGCGTTACCTCAACATACCCCTCTCAAAGGGCAACCATGGGTTGAGGTGCTTCTTTCTATTCTTCAAACATCAGCAAAGAAAGGAAGCCAAGTTAACCTTGTCCTGCATTCTGGTTTGTATCAGACCTATCAGATAGAGAAGCCCAATCTTCCTAATGATGAACTTCAAGTCGCCCTCCCATTTCTACTTAAAGATCTCATTTCAGAAAAAGTCACAGAAATCATTGCCGATGCTTCCGTGTTACCAGGAAGTAATAAGCTTCAGGCGTACGTGATTTCCAAGTCCGTTATTCTGGAGTTGCACCGAAAGCTAGCAGGAGTCGACCTGCGTCTTGGAAAAGTTCTAGTTGAAGAGGAAGTGTGGGCACATTCGGTAGACGAACCGAACGATTTTCTGTTACTCCAACGTAGTAAAGAGAGTGGTTATAAAGTTAGTGCATACGTAGCAGGAAGCTGTGCTTTCCAACGCCATATCCGAGGTATAACGCCTCCTTTAACCGGTGTTGCTAGTAGTGTCTTGCAGTTAGATGGTATCGCACTTGAACTGCAGCGATCGATTGACTATTTATCCTCTCAGCTACGTGGAACGTCGATCCACCAAATGAAAATTTGCTGTGATGAAGAAGAGCAGCAAGAACTCGCAAATGCCTTAGCAGAGCGCTTAAGTGTGAAAGTGAGTGCTCTTTCTGAGCGAAATGATGAGTCGGGGTTAGTCTTATCCCGCTGTGTTACACGCATCGAATCTGAAGAAATTAACCTATATCCCGAGTACTTAAAACCTAAAAAAGATTACTTCAGTCTTCCGTTCATTGTTGCATGTTGGGCGGGGATAGCCGTGTTATTACTTGCCGTATTCGGATTGTTTCAATTTCAACAAGCTAAGCTTGAACGCGAGTTACACGTGCAAAGGGCGCAAGAAACCGAGTTTACTCAACAACTCACGAGCTTGAATCAGCGTTTGGCACGTCATAAGCCTTCCCCTGAAAAAGTGGCTGCGGTTGCGCGGCTTAAATTGGAAATTCAATCGAAACAAGACTCCATGACAGCGATGGGCGAATACGATGAATCACAACAAGTTGGCTATTCTGGCGTCATGCGTTCATTGGCCCAGTTAGGCCGTGATGATATAGCATTGCGTCAGATCCGCATGGATGCTCACTCTCTTGATCTTCAGGGAGTCGCTCGAGAACCTAAGGCAATACCAAATTGGGTGAGACAATTTAAACAAGAGTTGAACCTCATTGGTCGAACGTTTGAAAAGCTAAAAATTGGTCGCAATGAAAAGGAAATCATTACCTTCGAGCTGACAGCGAAAGATGGAGGTCAACCATGAAGCAGCAGTGGCAACAACTAAGTGATAAGTTTGCTTCCTTAAGTGGTCGTGAAAAGGGACTGATCTCAATATGTGGTTTTGTGGCCATTTTTATCGGCCTTGCCGTGTTATTGGTTGAGCCATCATTGAAGGCAAATAACGAATTGAAGAAACAAATTGCCGCTACTCAAGTGAATAACCAGCGTTTAGAAGGCGAAATTCTGACGGTGACCGCCAAACTTAAGAAAGATCCCGATCAAGAGATCAATATCGAATACAGCCAGTTATTGACAGAAAGCCAGAATTTATCGCAACAATTGGCGAAGATCATCGAAAATCTCATTTCTCCTTCGGAAATGGCACAGTTATTGGAAGAGGTTTTAACGGAGAGCAAGGAATTGCATCTGGTTTCTTTAGAGTCATTGCCAGCCGAGCCCATTACATCGGACTCTGAAGGGAAAGACTATACTGGTTATTACTTACATCCTGTGCGTGTGGAATTGACGGGCAGTTACTTCAATATTCTGGCTTATCTTGAAGCGTTGGAGTCACTACCAGTGAAGTATTATTGGCGTAGCTTTACCTACAAAGTGGAAAGCTATCCGTCAGCTCGATTAGTCATGGAAGTGTATACCTTGGGAACAAGACAGGAGTTTATTGGTGGTTAAATGGTGGTTTGTATTTAGCTGTTTGATTTCGGCAAGTAGTTTTGCTGCCAGTGATCCAACTGCACCATTAGATTGGACTCAATCAACTTCCCCTCAATCGAATAGTAAAAAAGCTGTTTATTCGTTACCTAAACTGCAAAGCATTATCTGCGTTAACGGCTCAGACTGTCAGGCGATTATGGGTAATAAAGTATTGGAGCGTGGGCAAGTGATTAATGGCTTTCGAGTCATCAACATTGATGCCGAATTCGTGACGGTTTCAAAGGAGAAAAGGCAGTGGAAATTAGAACTTTTCTCTAAAGATGTAAAACAATAAGGTTATCAGAATAGTATGCGTAAACTCGTTTTAGCTATCACCATCGCCTCACTGGCAGGATGCTCAATGGGACACCGGGATCCGGTGGAAGCAAAAAGTGCCCTTAATCAGGCGATTAATGAGTCTAATAGCAAAGCTATCGATGTGTTGCCTGCATCTGTGGAAGCAGATTTAATGCCTGAGTTAGACTCGGCAGTCTCACCAGAAAATCAAACGTTGAAACGTTACCGTATTAAAGCGGATGCCGTGGAAGCTCGTGCATTTTTTACCAGTTTAGTGCGTGGCACGGAATACAGCGCAGCCATTCACCCTGCCGTAAAAGGGAAAGTGACGGTTAACCTTACTGATGTCACCCTTGATGAAGTGCTTTCGGTGATCCGTGATATGTACGGCTATGAGATTGAACTCTCAGGAAAAGTCATTCAAGTTTATCCAGCCGATCTTCGTACAGTGACCCTTCCTGTCGATTATTTGCAGTTTAAGCGTTCGGGACGTTCGCTAACATCAATCACAACCGGAACAATTACAAACACAGACACGGATTCAGACTCCTCTTCTTCGTCTTCAAGCTCATCTTCATCAAATTCTTCTGGTAGCAGTAGCTCAAGCAGTGCCAAAGGTGGAACTGAAATCGAGACCATCAGTGAAAGTGATTTTTGGCCACAGTTACAAACGGCCGTTGCTCAGCTGATTGGCTCTGGTGATGGTCAAAGTGTAGTGGTTACCCCACAAGCCAGTTTAATTACCATCCGTGCTTACCCTGATCAGATTCGTGAAGTTCGAAATTTTATTGGAGCTTCACAAGAGCGCATGCATCGCCAAGTGATCTTAGAGGCAAAAATTCTAGAAGTGACCTTGAGCGATGGTTATCAACAAGGCATTAACTGGTCTAAAGCTTTTTCTTCTAATGGTACCGACTTCACTATTGGTCAGGGAAGTCTTCCACAAGACCCGGGTTTTACGCTACCTGGTTTAGATGCGATCGGTACCTTACTCGCAGGACAAAGTAATATTGTTATTTCCAGTGGTAGCTTCGATGCTGTGTTGAATTTCATGGCAACTCAAGGTGATCTGAATGTTCTGTCCAGTCCGAGAGTAACGGCATCGAATAACCAGAAAGCTGTGATCAAAGTGGGTACCGATGAGTATTATGTAACGGACTTATCGAGCGTTGTTGGAAGTGGTGATAACGCAAATCCAGCACCAGAAGTTGAGCTTACGCCATTCTTTTCTGGCATCTCTCTTGATGTGACGCCACAAATTGATGATGCGGGGAATGTGTTATTGCATGTGCACCCTGCAGTGATTGAAGTGGATGAACAGGTGAAAGAAATTGGTTATGGCAACACCAGTATTACCTTGCCTTTAGCTCGCAGCTCAATTCGTGAGTCTGACTCGGTGATTCGTGCTCAAGATGGTGATGTAGTGGTCATTGGTGGTCTGATGAAATCCAATACGTTCGACCGAGTATCAAAAGTACCATTATTAGGTGATATACCGGGTGTAGGTCATTTATTCCGAAATAAGTCGAAGCTGACAGAAAAAACCGAATTGGTCATTTTGCTCAAGCCGACGGTGGTCGGTGTGAACACTTGGCAAAAAGAATTGGAACGCTCGCGTGACTTGTTGCAAGAGTGGTTCCCCGAAGAAGATAGCCAGTAATGTATGTATTTGGAGCACTTTGGTCTTAAGCAAGCCCCATTTCATCTAACCCCAGACACAGAAATGTTTTTAGGGTTAGCCCCACACTATGAAGCGATTCAAACTGTGTTAGCTGCGTTAGCCATGGATGAAGGGGTGATTAAAGTCAGCGGAGAGGTGGGGACCGGAAAAACTATGGTTTGTCGGATGTTGATAAACCAAATGGGAGACGATGTTCAACTGGTTTATTTACCGAATCCCGCTTTAGATGGTGATGAGCTACGTCAAGCTATTGCTAGAGAGCTTGGATTGGAAAGTAGCACTGTTACGGTCGTCGGTGATATTCAGGAACGGTTGCTTGCTTTAAATAAACAAAACAAAAGTGTTGTTCTGGTTGTCGATGAAGCCCAAGCACTTAGCGATGAAGCATTAGAAGTGTTGCGTTTATTTGGCAACCTCGAAACGGAACAAAGCAAATTGTTGCAAATCGTGTTGTTTGGACAACCTGAACTTGATGAACGGTTAGCACGGCACCACTTACGCCAGCTTCGTCAACGAATTAGCTACAATGTTTCTTTGCGTGCTTTAAATTTCAATGAAGTTGTTGCTTATATCGATAGCCGCTTAATAAAAGCAGGTGGCGTGAGTTCGATATTCAACCTTGCTCAAAAAAAAGCCATTTGGCGAGCAAGCCAAGGAATACCTCGGCTGATCAACCAAATCACCAGTAAAGCAATGGTATTAGCGTGTTGCCAAGCTACGATGCAGGTGAGCAATCACCAGTTATATGACGCCATTCACGATACTTTTGATAGCTGTAAGCCTAGATTTAAAAGCCCGCGCTTGTGGGGATGGAGTAACACATGAGTGCTATTAATGATGCGCTAACGGATTTAGCTGAAAAGCGTCGCTCAACACAGAATATTGTAAGAGCAGACGTACCAAAAATTAAACAACGGCCTGTTTTACCTTGGCTTATCGCTGGATTTACTTTAAGTATGGCGATGGGCGGTTGGGCGGTGTCACAATCCCAACCAATTTCCGTTACGCAGCCTAGCTATTCTTCTCAACCTATCAATGGCGAGCAAGCCAGTGTTGAGGTTATGCTTGCCCCATCACCGACAAGCAAAAAGAGCCGTACCGATAGCGAACTTTATTTTGCCTCTAATTCTGTAGCCCAACCGACTGGAACAACAGAAAAAGCTGAACCGGTTCCAGTGAAGAAAATTACAACTTCAAAGACCGCTCCCGTAAAAGAACATCGAGAAAACACCAACCCAATCCAACCTCAAAATGTCATTGTTGAGCAAGTGGAGCTTTCTCCGGAACAATTGGCTCAAAAGGCCATCATTCGTGCAGAAAAAGCCATGGAGAGCAACAAGCTAGATGAGGCATTAACCCAGTTTCAAATAGCACTTCGACATACCCCTTCTGATAGCAATGTGAGAAAGAAACTGGCGGCACTTTATTATGGGAAAGGGGATACCCGCAAGGCGGCAGAGCTGTTGCAGAAAGGGATCCGGCAATATCCAAATGATGAAGATGTACGTATAGCACTGGCTAAGTTGCTAATAAAAGAGAATCAACAGCAAGCGGCTTTAGTGCCACTGATGCAACTAACCAAGCCTGCCAGCGTAAAATATTTGTCTCTGCGAGCCGCATTAGCTCAGAAGGCCAATCAGGATGCATTAGCGCTTGAAAGCTATCAACAACTGGTTCAGTTAGAACCAGAGAATGGACGCTGGTGGCTTGGGTTAGGTATTCAACAAGAGCGAGCTCTTAACCTCACTTCTGCACAACAATCCTATAAGAAAGCGCTGTTGAAAGTCGGCATTTCGAGTCAATCACAACAATTTATTCGCGATCGGCTAACGCTACTCAGCCGTCTAGAGGAGAAGCCGAATGCAAATTAAGCTGCGTAAACGCCTTGGTGACTTGTTAGTTGAAGAAGGCATTATTACCGAAGAACAAGTTGAACAAGCTTTAGCTGCGCAGAAAGCGA encodes the following:
- a CDS encoding MSHA biogenesis protein MshI: MKMHSILGKFKKQNDSAECVNAIIQPSAIYLTTPSNALPQHTPLKGQPWVEVLLSILQTSAKKGSQVNLVLHSGLYQTYQIEKPNLPNDELQVALPFLLKDLISEKVTEIIADASVLPGSNKLQAYVISKSVILELHRKLAGVDLRLGKVLVEEEVWAHSVDEPNDFLLLQRSKESGYKVSAYVAGSCAFQRHIRGITPPLTGVASSVLQLDGIALELQRSIDYLSSQLRGTSIHQMKICCDEEEQQELANALAERLSVKVSALSERNDESGLVLSRCVTRIESEEINLYPEYLKPKKDYFSLPFIVACWAGIAVLLLAVFGLFQFQQAKLERELHVQRAQETEFTQQLTSLNQRLARHKPSPEKVAAVARLKLEIQSKQDSMTAMGEYDESQQVGYSGVMRSLAQLGRDDIALRQIRMDAHSLDLQGVAREPKAIPNWVRQFKQELNLIGRTFEKLKIGRNEKEIITFELTAKDGGQP
- the pilO gene encoding type 4a pilus biogenesis protein PilO translates to MKQQWQQLSDKFASLSGREKGLISICGFVAIFIGLAVLLVEPSLKANNELKKQIAATQVNNQRLEGEILTVTAKLKKDPDQEINIEYSQLLTESQNLSQQLAKIIENLISPSEMAQLLEEVLTESKELHLVSLESLPAEPITSDSEGKDYTGYYLHPVRVELTGSYFNILAYLEALESLPVKYYWRSFTYKVESYPSARLVMEVYTLGTRQEFIGG
- the mshL gene encoding pilus (MSHA type) biogenesis protein MshL, producing the protein MRKLVLAITIASLAGCSMGHRDPVEAKSALNQAINESNSKAIDVLPASVEADLMPELDSAVSPENQTLKRYRIKADAVEARAFFTSLVRGTEYSAAIHPAVKGKVTVNLTDVTLDEVLSVIRDMYGYEIELSGKVIQVYPADLRTVTLPVDYLQFKRSGRSLTSITTGTITNTDTDSDSSSSSSSSSSSNSSGSSSSSSAKGGTEIETISESDFWPQLQTAVAQLIGSGDGQSVVVTPQASLITIRAYPDQIREVRNFIGASQERMHRQVILEAKILEVTLSDGYQQGINWSKAFSSNGTDFTIGQGSLPQDPGFTLPGLDAIGTLLAGQSNIVISSGSFDAVLNFMATQGDLNVLSSPRVTASNNQKAVIKVGTDEYYVTDLSSVVGSGDNANPAPEVELTPFFSGISLDVTPQIDDAGNVLLHVHPAVIEVDEQVKEIGYGNTSITLPLARSSIRESDSVIRAQDGDVVVIGGLMKSNTFDRVSKVPLLGDIPGVGHLFRNKSKLTEKTELVILLKPTVVGVNTWQKELERSRDLLQEWFPEEDSQ
- a CDS encoding ExeA family protein, translating into MYLEHFGLKQAPFHLTPDTEMFLGLAPHYEAIQTVLAALAMDEGVIKVSGEVGTGKTMVCRMLINQMGDDVQLVYLPNPALDGDELRQAIARELGLESSTVTVVGDIQERLLALNKQNKSVVLVVDEAQALSDEALEVLRLFGNLETEQSKLLQIVLFGQPELDERLARHHLRQLRQRISYNVSLRALNFNEVVAYIDSRLIKAGGVSSIFNLAQKKAIWRASQGIPRLINQITSKAMVLACCQATMQVSNHQLYDAIHDTFDSCKPRFKSPRLWGWSNT
- a CDS encoding MSHA biogenesis protein MshK, with protein sequence MVKWWFVFSCLISASSFAASDPTAPLDWTQSTSPQSNSKKAVYSLPKLQSIICVNGSDCQAIMGNKVLERGQVINGFRVINIDAEFVTVSKEKRQWKLELFSKDVKQ
- a CDS encoding tetratricopeptide repeat protein — protein: MSAINDALTDLAEKRRSTQNIVRADVPKIKQRPVLPWLIAGFTLSMAMGGWAVSQSQPISVTQPSYSSQPINGEQASVEVMLAPSPTSKKSRTDSELYFASNSVAQPTGTTEKAEPVPVKKITTSKTAPVKEHRENTNPIQPQNVIVEQVELSPEQLAQKAIIRAEKAMESNKLDEALTQFQIALRHTPSDSNVRKKLAALYYGKGDTRKAAELLQKGIRQYPNDEDVRIALAKLLIKENQQQAALVPLMQLTKPASVKYLSLRAALAQKANQDALALESYQQLVQLEPENGRWWLGLGIQQERALNLTSAQQSYKKALLKVGISSQSQQFIRDRLTLLSRLEEKPNAN